In the genome of Pseudomonas fluorescens, the window CGATGTGAGCTATCCAGGACGGCAGTTTTACCGATTCGAAGTGGATGGGAAATGGGTAGCATATGGAGGATTGGAGGGGGCTGGTCCCGATCTTCTGCTGCGCTCTCTAGTTGTTTGCGAGGAGCATCGTGGCGCGGGACTGGGAAAAGCGGTGTTGTCGGAACTCGAACAATTGGCGGCCTCCCAAGGTGCAGCCCGACTGCATTTGTTGACCCAAAACGCGGTTAATTTCTTTGCAACCAGTGGGTACGAACTGCTTGATAGGGATAAGGCGCCTGTCGCAATTACCCAGACAGCTCAGTTCAAGCATTTGTGCCCTTCCTCAGCAAGCTACCTGCGGAAAACTTTAAGCACTTCCCATTGTGCGAAGTAACCCATCGAATCGCTTCTGGGCCACCGCTAGCGTGGATAGTCAACGCTAGCGATGGCCGAGTGCAATTTATATAATTCAAAGCTTCCGAAGTTGGGTTATTGGCTGGCAAGGGCGTGGAGCGCGACCCGCGAAGCGGCCAAGTCCCAGGCCGCGGTACCAACGCTTTTAAATACAGCGGGTCGTGACGAATCGATTGGGCCGCGAATGGCTGCGGCCAGCGATCTGACTTGAGACCAATCCACACCTGCCCGCAATAGGTCGCCTGCTTCGTGCTGCGCACCGGCAGTATCGTCAGCATAGAGAACGCTACCGTCCAGAGTGACTTTGCCGAGCTCCGCCATCTCTGGCTTGAAAGCACCTACACCGATAATCAATCGACCAGGTTTGGCTAGCTCGTTGTAGACCGGCTCTGTGCTGGTGGTTACGGTGATTACCACATCCACGTCGGGAATGCTGTCGCCGCGCGGTTGCAAATGCTCGTGCAGGTCTCGATTGTTGTTGCAGAAGTCTGCCGTCGCTTGCGCGTCAATGCCCTTTACCCACAGCTTGCACTGTGGGTAAAGGGCATTGATAGCTTGTACGTGATGACGTGCTTGTGCGCCGGTCCCGAACAGTAAGATCTGTTTCGGTTCACGCTGCAACAGCGTTCGAATCGCCAGGAGGGTTACTGCCGCAGTACGACGCCCTGTGACCTCTGGGCCGTCGAGCAAGCACTTTATTTGTCCGGTTACGGCATCACATACGGTTACCGTGCCGTTGATCGTGGGCAGCTGACGCTGCACATTCCCCGGCTGGACGTTTACCAGTTTGTGGATGCCGATGTCCTGGGCGGTGGCGGGCATGCTCAGCAAAACACCGCCGTCACCCAGGGGTACAACCAAGCGCTCAGGGCTCAGAATTGAACCAGCTTCCAGTTCGGTTGCGGCTTGGGCAATAGCGTCCACGAGTTTTTTGAAATCTAGCAGTGCCGCTGTCTGCGCTTGATCACAGACAGTAACCGCAAGGTTTTTCGGGGCGGCATTATTCGCCAGCATATTTGTCATTGAATATTCCTTTTGCTGAGATCAGTAGTGGATGTCGGAAAGAAACTGCTGTGCGCGCAAGTGCGTTGATAAACGGCCTACGCCTGGCGTATGGACGGCACAGCCATCGCAGGCAAGCCGTGCTCGTATGTGGCCTCAGTGTAAAATTTGCGCAAGAAAGGCCTTGGCCCGCGCGCT includes:
- the lhpI gene encoding bifunctional Delta(1)-pyrroline-2-carboxylate/Delta(1)-piperideine-2-carboxylate reductase, whose protein sequence is MTNMLANNAAPKNLAVTVCDQAQTAALLDFKKLVDAIAQAATELEAGSILSPERLVVPLGDGGVLLSMPATAQDIGIHKLVNVQPGNVQRQLPTINGTVTVCDAVTGQIKCLLDGPEVTGRRTAAVTLLAIRTLLQREPKQILLFGTGAQARHHVQAINALYPQCKLWVKGIDAQATADFCNNNRDLHEHLQPRGDSIPDVDVVITVTTSTEPVYNELAKPGRLIIGVGAFKPEMAELGKVTLDGSVLYADDTAGAQHEAGDLLRAGVDWSQVRSLAAAIRGPIDSSRPAVFKSVGTAAWDLAASRVALHALASQ
- the arsN2 gene encoding arsenic resistance N-acetyltransferase ArsN2; protein product: MQMIKVGGSGLNHLRASLSQAGLPYDDVSYPGRQFYRFEVDGKWVAYGGLEGAGPDLLLRSLVVCEEHRGAGLGKAVLSELEQLAASQGAARLHLLTQNAVNFFATSGYELLDRDKAPVAITQTAQFKHLCPSSASYLRKTLSTSHCAK